The sequence ACTGTCGAGAAGAAGATTTTCCAATAAAACTTCTCCCTTGTCAATAAGCGCCATAATCTGGTACCAGTATGAAGCTCCCGACCAGTCAGCTTCACAGGTAAAATCGCGGGCAAAATATTTTTGTTCAGGCACGTATATCTCGTTATCATCCCAACGATATTGAATACCAAACTTAGCCATCAATTCCAACGTAAGTTTTATGTACGATCGTGATGTAATGTTGCCTTTCAGTTTTAAGGTCAGTCCATTTTCAATGGTTGGAGCAATCAGCAAAAGTGCCGAAATATACTGGCTCGATACACTTCCATCCAACTCAATGGTTTGTCCTTTTAAATGCGAACCAAAAATCTTCAGGGGCGGGCAACCTTCATTTCCCAGGTATTCGATTTTTGCACCCAACTGATTTAGTGCATCCACCAAAATGGAAATGGGTCGTTGCTGCATACGCTCCGATCCGGTAATCTCCCACTCGCCAACAATTTTTGCGAGAAAAGCGGTTAGAAAACGCATGGCTGTTCCGGCGTGTCCGATATCGAATTTATTGCTGTTTGAAAACAATGCTGATGTCAAAACTTTTGTATCGTCGCTGTCCGACAGGTTTCGAATTGGATACGGACTAT comes from uncultured Draconibacterium sp. and encodes:
- a CDS encoding 3-phosphoshikimate 1-carboxyvinyltransferase encodes the protein MIYQVTTDIKEISGTINLPASKSISNRALIINALSYSPYPIRNLSDSDDTKVLTSALFSNSNKFDIGHAGTAMRFLTAFLAKIVGEWEITGSERMQQRPISILVDALNQLGAKIEYLGNEGCPPLKIFGSHLKGQTIELDGSVSSQYISALLLIAPTIENGLTLKLKGNITSRSYIKLTLELMAKFGIQYRWDDNEIYVPEQKYFARDFTCEADWSGASYWYQIMALIDKGEVLLENLLLDSLQGDANIAKWFEQFGVTSTQKAEGVLLAKSKNRQPEKLVLDFIENPDVAQTMACLCVAKNIPFHFSGLKTLKIKETDRIAALQNELAKFGATITEPEFGELAWDGKTDQEMQEENPIINTYHDHRMALAFAPMALAGFKLRIDDPIVVTKSYPGFYEDLKQVGFSVVE